CTGGTCTCCAGCAGGTCCGGCGGGCGGTCGCCGCCAGCGGGCGCGCCGACCGCGGGGCCGGTACGCACATAGCCGTCCTCGTCGAGCGCCACGTGGCCGCCGAGCCAGTCCGTGCACGGGCGCGCGCCGACGAAGACGAACAGCAGGCGGGCGTCGAGGGAGCGGCGCAAGCCGGTACGCAGGTTTTCGACCACGACCGACTCCAGCCGGCCGTCCGCGCCGGCCAGCTCGCACACCTGGCTCTCGCGGAACACCTCGACGCGGCTGTCCCGCTCGATCTGGTCGACCAGGTACCGGGACATATCCCGGCCCAGGTCTCCGTGGCGGATCACCAGCCGCACCGACCGCGCGTGCTGGACCAGGTACACGACCGCCTGGCCGGCCGAGTTGCCGCCACCGACCACCACGACCGGCCGCTCCGCGCAGAACCTCGCCTCCACGACCGTCGCCGCGTAATAGACGCTGGTGCCCTCGAACTCGGCGAGGCGCGGCACGTCGAGCCGCCGGTAGCGGGCGCCGGTGGCGACCACCACCGTGCGGGCGCGCACCTCGCCGCCGCGGCCGTCGACGCGCACCGCGTGGTACCCGTCCCCCGCGAAAGGCCCGCGACCGCCGCCGGTGCCGCGATCACCGCGCCGAACTTCTCGGCCTGTACCACCGCGCGGTCGGCGAGCTCCGCACCGGTGATGCCGGCCGGAAAGCCCAGGTAGTTCTCGATCCGCGACGCCGTGCCGGCCTGCCCGCCCGCGCCCACCGCGTCGAGCACCACGGTGGCCAGCCCTTCCGAGGCGCCGTAGACCGCCGCCGCCAGGCCGGCCGGGCCCGCACCGGCGATGACCACATCCACCATCGAGCCGGGCAGCTCGTCGATGGCGCCGGGCCCGATCAGCCCGGCGAGCTCGGCGTTTGTGGGGTTGTGCAGCACCTGGCCGTCCCGCCAGACCACCACCGGCGTCTGGTCCGGACCGACGCTCATCCGGCGCAGCAGCCGTTCGGCGCCGGCGTCCTCCTCCAG
The window above is part of the Phytohabitans houttuyneae genome. Proteins encoded here:
- a CDS encoding NAD(P)/FAD-dependent oxidoreductase, which produces MPPRAAARQRRRHTPHRVALLAGHPAAARVRRPQPHPAQLDRPGGGRRRRTAAAPDERRSGPDAGGGLAGRPGAAQPHKRRARRADRARRHRRAARLDGGCGHRRCGPGRPGGGGLRRLGRAGHRGARRGGRGRAGRHGVADRELPGLSGRHHRCGARRPRGGTGREVRRGDRGTGGGRGPFAGDGYHAVRVDGRGGEVRARTVVVATGARYRRLDVPRLAEFEGTSVYYAATVVEARFCAERPVVVVGGGNSAGQAVVYLVQHARSVRLVIRHGDLGRDMSRYLVDQIERDSRVEVFRESQVCELAGADGRLESVVVENLRTGLRRSLDARLLFVFVGARPCTDWLGGHVALDEDGYVRTGPAVGAPAGGDRPPDLLETSAPGVFAVGDVRSGSIKRVASAVGEGAMAIRLVHQHLARMGREPGG